One segment of Niabella beijingensis DNA contains the following:
- a CDS encoding phytoene desaturase family protein, with product MFDTLIIGSGLGGLLCGSILAKQGHKVCVIEKNKQLGGNLQTFSRNKQLFDTGVHYIGGLDKGQNLHQIFKYVGIMDRLRIEKMDTDFDHILIGNDPKTYVQSQGYGSFIKNLVADFPEEETAITRYCDLVKEVCSRFPLYHLTLDDTISKDAVLGLSAKETISALTSNKKLQAVLAGNNLLYSGVAEKTPFHVHALIVNSYIESSWKCIDGGSQIAKLLAAEIRKHQGTIIRNCAVEKIVETGGIISHVETEDGQVICARHFISNISPAETLNRTSSHLLKAAYRNRISSQPNTVASFSLYGVLEPGTIACPNHNYYFHKEGALWHLNDYTEQNWPLGYGLYFSPDRKNKKFAAAVSILTPMRSGDVKQWENTYNRVGKEKERGRSYERFKQSRINQLLDLVKERFPELVAHIRHSYAATPLTNRDYIGSEDGSMYGIQKDFNDPLKTVISPRTKLPNLFLTGQNLNLHGILGTSLSAVLTCTLLLNDNTLVDKIRNA from the coding sequence ATGTTTGACACCCTTATCATAGGAAGCGGACTGGGCGGCCTTTTGTGTGGCAGCATCCTTGCAAAGCAGGGGCATAAGGTTTGTGTGATCGAAAAGAACAAACAACTCGGCGGCAACCTGCAGACCTTTTCAAGAAATAAACAGCTTTTTGATACCGGGGTTCACTATATCGGCGGACTGGACAAGGGCCAGAACCTGCACCAGATCTTCAAATACGTAGGGATCATGGACCGGTTGCGGATAGAAAAAATGGACACGGATTTTGATCATATCCTCATCGGGAATGACCCGAAGACCTATGTTCAGAGCCAGGGCTACGGATCCTTTATAAAGAACCTGGTAGCCGACTTTCCGGAAGAAGAAACGGCCATCACCCGCTATTGCGACCTGGTTAAAGAAGTATGCAGCAGGTTTCCATTGTATCATTTAACGCTGGACGATACCATCTCGAAAGATGCCGTGCTCGGCCTCAGCGCCAAAGAGACCATCAGCGCCCTCACTTCCAATAAAAAATTACAGGCGGTGCTGGCGGGCAATAACCTGCTCTATTCCGGTGTGGCAGAGAAAACACCGTTTCATGTACATGCCCTGATCGTGAACAGCTATATCGAAAGCAGCTGGAAATGCATTGACGGCGGCTCACAGATCGCCAAATTGCTGGCCGCTGAAATACGGAAACACCAGGGCACCATCATCCGCAACTGTGCCGTTGAAAAAATCGTGGAGACCGGTGGCATTATTTCACATGTGGAAACGGAAGACGGTCAGGTTATCTGCGCCCGGCATTTTATTTCCAATATCAGTCCGGCGGAAACACTGAACAGGACCAGCTCTCATCTGTTAAAAGCTGCTTACCGCAACCGCATCAGCAGTCAGCCCAATACCGTGGCGTCTTTTTCACTATACGGCGTGCTGGAGCCGGGAACCATTGCCTGCCCCAACCACAATTATTATTTCCATAAAGAAGGGGCATTATGGCATCTGAATGATTATACGGAGCAGAACTGGCCCCTGGGCTACGGGCTGTATTTTTCACCCGACCGGAAGAACAAAAAATTTGCCGCTGCGGTTTCCATTTTAACACCGATGCGCTCCGGTGATGTAAAGCAATGGGAAAATACCTATAACCGGGTGGGAAAAGAAAAAGAACGCGGCCGGTCCTATGAACGATTTAAACAATCCAGGATCAACCAGCTGCTGGATCTTGTAAAAGAGCGGTTCCCGGAACTGGTAGCACATATCCGGCACAGTTATGCAGCCACCCCGCTTACCAACCGGGATTATATCGGCAGTGAAGACGGCAGTATGTACGGCATTCAAAAAGACTTTAACGACCCGTTGAAAACGGTCATCAGCCCCCGCACCAAGCTCCCGAACTTGTTTTTAACAGGACAAAACCTCAATTTACATGGAATTTTGGGAACTTCGCTCAGTGCGGTACTCACCTGTACCTTGTTGCTAAACGACAACACACTGGTTGATAAAATAAGAAATGCTTAA
- a CDS encoding DUF2062 domain-containing protein, translating to MKPDFPSTVAGSPERFSALEVCVIIPTYNNAASIGDVITGVLRFTTSIIVVNDGSTDSTTAVLNAFPGITVVSYMPNKGKGVALRTGFRKALEMGYKYAITIDSDGQHFAKDLPLFLDKLEQESPALIMGSRNMEQTANVPGKSSFGHKFSNFWFKVETGISCPDTQTGYRLYPLEPIGRMRLFTRKYELEIEVIVRLAWAGVPVTWVPITVYYPPKEERITHFRPFKDFSRISVLNTVLVLITFLYIKPRDFFRWLFTKKNWKQELRQRLINTNESTVTKANSMAFGAFMGIIPIWGFQLLVGIPLAHFMRMNKALFILAANISIPPMIPLIVFLSYKMGKPLMRGRAMELSFNKQLTLKDISQNLEQYLYGSILLAVLAALLFWILTFFILKLTRKQKTSLANSNPE from the coding sequence GTGAAACCAGATTTTCCTTCAACTGTTGCCGGTTCCCCGGAGCGCTTCTCGGCACTGGAAGTATGTGTTATTATTCCCACCTATAATAATGCCGCCAGTATCGGGGACGTGATCACCGGTGTGCTTCGTTTTACTACCAGTATCATCGTGGTAAACGACGGTTCCACAGATTCCACAACAGCAGTTTTGAATGCATTTCCCGGCATCACGGTAGTATCCTATATGCCCAATAAAGGCAAGGGGGTCGCCTTACGTACCGGTTTCAGGAAAGCGCTGGAGATGGGTTATAAATATGCCATTACCATCGATTCGGACGGACAGCATTTTGCAAAGGATCTGCCCCTGTTCCTTGATAAGCTGGAGCAGGAAAGTCCGGCGCTGATCATGGGCAGCCGGAATATGGAGCAAACCGCCAATGTGCCCGGCAAAAGCAGCTTCGGTCATAAATTTTCCAACTTCTGGTTCAAGGTAGAAACAGGGATCAGCTGCCCGGATACACAGACCGGGTACCGCCTGTATCCTTTGGAGCCGATCGGCCGGATGCGCCTTTTTACCCGTAAATACGAACTCGAAATAGAAGTGATCGTGCGGCTGGCCTGGGCCGGCGTTCCTGTAACCTGGGTGCCCATTACGGTTTATTACCCGCCTAAAGAGGAACGGATCACACATTTCAGACCCTTTAAGGACTTCAGCCGTATCAGTGTGTTGAATACTGTTCTGGTACTGATCACATTCCTGTACATCAAGCCACGTGATTTTTTCCGGTGGCTCTTTACAAAAAAAAACTGGAAACAGGAGCTCCGGCAGCGGCTGATCAATACAAATGAATCCACCGTTACCAAAGCCAATTCCATGGCATTTGGTGCCTTTATGGGCATTATCCCTATATGGGGCTTTCAGCTGCTGGTAGGTATACCATTGGCGCATTTTATGCGGATGAACAAAGCCTTGTTCATCCTTGCAGCCAATATCAGCATCCCCCCCATGATCCCGCTGATCGTATTTCTCAGTTACAAGATGGGCAAGCCCCTGATGCGGGGAAGGGCAATGGAACTGTCGTTCAACAAGCAACTTACATTAAAAGATATCAGTCAGAACCTGGAACAATATCTTTATGGCAGCATCCTTCTTGCGGTACTGGCCGCACTGTTATTTTGGATCCTTACTTTTTTTATTTTAAAACTCACCAGGAAACAAAAAACATCCCTGGCCAATTCAAATCCGGAATAA
- a CDS encoding LytTR family DNA-binding domain-containing protein, which produces MNRLINTLKQPHPGYGDLRIYFRTVLGIVLVVFLILSILQPFKIGERNIEGNAYITAAVYAGGAFLAMSLNALWLLLFRDWFRAESWTLGKELIVMGYQFFSIGITIWLINHFRGTLAPEDTGFARSFFLAIAIGILPYIIATFGRHNYLLRHHLKAVAAFNEQLKELQMLKQEDAGRKTGTGYLNIPRLEHPVGVDDFLFAESKGNNLLIQFVANNRVQTHTVRSTLNDFAQANADISHLFRCHRSFIINLDKIMQVQGNAAGYQVVLHPELPPVVVARSNVAAFKQLLAEKG; this is translated from the coding sequence TTGAACAGGCTGATCAATACCTTAAAGCAACCACACCCGGGATATGGAGACCTGCGTATTTATTTCCGCACGGTATTGGGTATCGTCTTGGTTGTTTTTTTAATATTAAGCATTCTGCAACCGTTTAAGATCGGCGAACGAAATATAGAAGGGAATGCTTATATAACAGCTGCCGTGTATGCCGGGGGCGCTTTTCTGGCGATGAGCCTGAATGCCTTATGGCTGCTGCTATTCCGGGATTGGTTCCGGGCGGAAAGCTGGACCCTGGGAAAGGAACTGATCGTAATGGGCTACCAGTTCTTCAGTATTGGCATTACCATCTGGCTCATCAACCATTTCCGGGGAACGCTGGCGCCGGAAGACACGGGTTTTGCCCGGTCTTTTTTCCTGGCTATTGCCATTGGTATCCTGCCGTACATCATCGCTACTTTCGGACGGCACAATTATTTATTGAGGCATCATCTGAAGGCGGTTGCAGCGTTTAACGAGCAACTAAAAGAGCTGCAGATGCTGAAACAGGAAGACGCCGGCCGGAAAACAGGAACCGGCTATTTAAATATTCCCAGACTGGAGCACCCTGTCGGGGTGGATGATTTTTTGTTCGCCGAATCAAAAGGCAATAACCTGCTGATACAGTTTGTTGCAAATAACCGGGTGCAGACCCATACCGTAAGAAGTACGTTGAACGATTTTGCACAGGCAAATGCGGATATCAGCCATCTTTTCCGTTGTCACAGATCCTTTATTATCAACCTTGATAAAATAATGCAGGTGCAGGGCAATGCCGCCGGATACCAGGTTGTATTGCACCCTGAACTGCCGCCTGTTGTTGTAGCCCGTTCGAATGTGGCGGCATTTAAACAACTGCTTGCCGAAAAGGGCTGA
- a CDS encoding glycosyltransferase codes for MHYGIITFGSRGDVQPYIALAQELTGRGNTVGIAGNENFSDFVRSYGIPFYALPGNTQKMLQSSEMTGILRSGNVIAYLRELRKLMQPEQERILEKMVDYCAAFDVLIATPLTMVWVFSVAEKLKKPWAVVQLTIPSVPTAAFPYMALHFFDTPVYNRFTYRLMRWLFWKENKKEVQAQRAILKLQPLEKSLLKKMDEQQILQLHAFSRFLIQRPSDWPAEAAITGFLKLPETKEGSAGIDPAAMISDWLGQGAPPVYIGFGSIPVPDPELFYTILEYLLRNTEERYIFCQGWSQPVALPEDDRLLIIKAAAHSWLFPQCKLAVIHGGIGTIGAALRARLPVVVVSIFGDQPVWGRFIEKKGWGTHIRFRKLTAQKLLSAIRTADQATVRTSVQHMGSMMEQENGTAEAASRLETYFKLSAQALNSEPVMM; via the coding sequence ATGCATTATGGTATCATTACTTTCGGTTCCAGGGGGGATGTACAACCCTATATCGCACTGGCACAGGAACTGACCGGCCGGGGAAACACCGTGGGAATTGCCGGAAATGAGAATTTTTCCGATTTTGTACGGTCATACGGAATTCCTTTTTATGCGCTTCCCGGGAATACGCAGAAAATGCTGCAGTCTTCCGAAATGACCGGGATCCTCAGATCCGGCAATGTGATCGCATACCTTCGTGAACTGCGGAAGCTAATGCAACCGGAACAGGAGCGGATTCTGGAAAAAATGGTCGATTACTGCGCGGCTTTTGATGTGCTTATCGCAACACCGCTTACAATGGTATGGGTATTTTCAGTAGCGGAAAAACTGAAAAAACCCTGGGCGGTTGTTCAGCTAACCATTCCTTCAGTGCCTACAGCCGCCTTCCCTTACATGGCACTTCATTTTTTTGATACTCCTGTCTATAACAGGTTTACATATCGGCTCATGCGCTGGCTTTTCTGGAAGGAGAATAAAAAAGAAGTGCAGGCACAGCGGGCAATATTAAAACTACAGCCGCTTGAAAAATCATTGCTGAAAAAGATGGATGAACAGCAGATTTTACAGCTACATGCATTCAGCCGTTTCCTTATTCAACGGCCTTCCGACTGGCCTGCGGAAGCTGCCATCACCGGTTTTTTAAAACTGCCGGAAACAAAAGAAGGATCAGCAGGAATCGATCCTGCAGCCATGATCAGTGACTGGCTGGGGCAGGGAGCGCCACCCGTCTATATCGGCTTTGGGAGTATCCCTGTTCCGGACCCTGAGCTCTTTTATACGATCCTGGAATACCTGCTGCGCAATACGGAAGAACGGTATATTTTCTGCCAGGGCTGGAGCCAACCGGTTGCACTGCCTGAAGATGACCGGCTTTTGATAATAAAAGCAGCAGCTCATTCCTGGTTGTTCCCGCAATGCAAGCTGGCGGTTATTCATGGAGGAATCGGAACGATCGGGGCCGCACTCCGTGCTCGACTTCCCGTAGTTGTAGTGTCCATCTTCGGTGATCAGCCGGTCTGGGGCAGGTTCATTGAAAAAAAAGGCTGGGGAACGCATATACGGTTTAGAAAACTGACCGCACAAAAACTTTTGAGTGCCATTAGAACAGCTGACCAGGCAACGGTCAGGACCTCCGTACAGCATATGGGCAGCATGATGGAACAGGAGAACGGAACTGCAGAAGCGGCATCACGGCTTGAGACCTATTTTAAATTATCGGCACAGGCACTAAACAGCGAGCCTGTGATGATGTGA
- a CDS encoding C45 family autoproteolytic acyltransferase/hydolase: MLKRSKFLRRLLRVLAVTVLLFGLFFAYLVWVSDIPAPKIKDTAALQLQRQQPDSGLYTINNSWFRKSNSGLYELYAEGTPFERGVINGKLSKELVQLQEDYFSAQINKLVPSKFYRHFLKYFIGFFNRKLPDYVTEEYKEEIYGVSRSASDNYGYIGDKYQRILNYHSAHDIGHALQNLALVGCTSFGTWGTASEDSSLIIGRNFDFYVGDDFAKNKIVAFINPSSGYKFMSVTWGGFTGVVSGMNEKGLTVTINAAKSSYPTGAATPVSLVAREIVQYAQNIREALAIAGKRKMFVSESFLVGSAADGKAVIIEKTPDSLAVYDPGKNAIQCTNHFQSAEFWNSAPNREMRDKSSSVYRYNRLNQLLTQNGKNSVQKTIAVLRDYKGINNADIGLGNEKAVNQFIAHHSIVFEPQKLLVWVSTSPWQLGPFVCYDLNKVFSLQGMKTNREINEPQLAFPADPFIYTPQFKHFEQFRNYQAKVRDGETINPDSLVAENPTFYNSYILAGDYCFKKKEYSKAARFYQKSLTLEIANHGEQEHARSQLKKALHKTEN; the protein is encoded by the coding sequence ATGCTTAAACGGAGTAAATTTTTAAGAAGACTATTACGGGTTCTGGCCGTTACCGTTTTATTGTTCGGTCTGTTCTTTGCGTACCTGGTATGGGTGTCTGATATTCCAGCGCCCAAAATAAAAGATACGGCCGCCCTGCAATTACAACGGCAGCAGCCGGACAGCGGCCTGTATACCATCAATAACAGCTGGTTCCGTAAAAGCAACTCCGGCTTATACGAACTGTATGCCGAAGGAACGCCTTTTGAGCGGGGGGTGATCAACGGCAAACTGAGCAAAGAGCTGGTACAACTGCAGGAAGATTATTTCAGTGCCCAGATCAATAAGCTGGTGCCTTCAAAATTCTACCGCCATTTCCTAAAATATTTTATCGGTTTTTTTAACCGGAAGCTGCCCGACTATGTAACGGAAGAATACAAGGAAGAGATCTATGGCGTTTCCCGGTCGGCTTCTGATAACTATGGTTATATCGGCGATAAATACCAGCGTATCCTTAATTACCACTCCGCACACGATATCGGGCATGCACTCCAAAACCTGGCACTCGTGGGCTGCACCTCGTTTGGTACCTGGGGTACCGCTTCGGAAGACAGCTCCCTGATCATCGGAAGGAATTTTGATTTTTACGTGGGAGATGATTTTGCGAAGAACAAGATCGTGGCATTCATCAACCCTTCCTCCGGCTATAAATTCATGAGTGTGACCTGGGGCGGGTTTACAGGGGTGGTTTCGGGGATGAATGAGAAAGGACTTACCGTAACCATCAATGCTGCTAAAAGCAGTTATCCCACAGGCGCCGCAACCCCTGTGTCATTGGTAGCCCGGGAGATCGTGCAATACGCGCAGAACATTCGTGAAGCACTGGCTATTGCCGGAAAACGAAAGATGTTTGTATCGGAATCCTTCCTGGTAGGGTCTGCAGCAGACGGCAAAGCCGTGATCATTGAAAAAACACCGGATTCGCTTGCGGTATACGATCCTGGTAAAAATGCGATTCAATGTACCAATCATTTCCAGAGCGCTGAATTCTGGAATTCGGCGCCCAACAGGGAAATGCGTGATAAAAGCTCTTCGGTATACCGCTACAACCGGCTGAATCAACTGTTAACCCAAAACGGAAAAAACTCCGTGCAAAAGACAATCGCAGTGCTCCGGGATTATAAAGGAATAAATAATGCAGATATCGGACTGGGAAATGAGAAAGCCGTTAACCAGTTTATCGCGCATCACTCCATTGTATTCGAACCACAGAAGCTGCTGGTCTGGGTCTCTACTTCTCCCTGGCAGCTGGGACCTTTTGTTTGCTATGATCTTAACAAAGTGTTTTCCTTACAGGGAATGAAAACAAACCGGGAAATTAACGAGCCGCAATTGGCCTTCCCTGCCGATCCGTTCATTTATACCCCTCAGTTCAAACACTTTGAGCAGTTCCGCAATTACCAGGCAAAGGTCCGGGACGGCGAAACCATTAACCCGGATAGTCTGGTAGCAGAAAATCCCACTTTTTACAACAGCTATATCCTGGCAGGAGACTATTGCTTTAAGAAAAAGGAGTATTCAAAAGCCGCCCGCTTTTATCAAAAATCGCTGACGCTTGAGATCGCCAATCATGGCGAACAGGAACATGCCCGGAGCCAGTTAAAAAAAGCACTGCATAAAACTGAAAACTGA
- a CDS encoding 1-acyl-sn-glycerol-3-phosphate acyltransferase, translated as MQQFFISIYDFLKPRKGLLYTLFLITFLLFLLLASRITFIEDVYAIIPKDKKTEKVTQLFGNSKFADKLTVMVSLKDTSKTAPDSLAAFTDALAGALENNTAPYIKNIRYKVEDDFTMELFQTIQDHLPVFLSESDYRKMDTLIQPATLKTTLENDIRLLSSPTGFALTNIISNDPSGISFLALKKLQELQVDDNFELYSNHIITRDQKTMLVLITPGFPAGNTGRNKWLFETLRHTIDSLGQHYPLVQAQYFGGALVSEGNAAQLKKDTQLTLTITVLFLVFFISIYFKKKRAPVLILVPVIYGAAFALGMISLLKGSISVIALGTGSIVLGIVVNYSLHVFNHFRHTGNMRQVIRDLSFPLTIGSFTTIAGFLTLQYAASDMLKDLGLFAGLSLIGAVVCSLIFLPHFIGTATTQDHHQSSWIDRIADFRPESNRWLIGGILLLTIVFAFFARNVQFEPDMMELNYMSAEVKQSEQQLHRISGAALKSVYLVTEGHDLDEALRKNERLQERIDRFRSEGAISSTAGAGALFLSDSLQQARIARWNRYWTAEKKTKLLADIKAQGVPLGFKTDAFGSFEQLLGTDFKTVDTAQLSAIRKSYLDDYITETPGHATVVTLLKVPDAFKKNVIHELEAGNTAIVLDRQYLTARLTQMVNEDFNRIAWIVSILVAVVLFLTFGRIELMLMAFIPMLISWVWILGIMGMAGIKFNLVNIIVSTLIFGLGDDYSLFVMDGLLSEYKTGKKLLGSYKSSIIISAITTVAGLGVLVFAKHPALRSIAFISVTGIICVVLMAQVLIPFFFSLLIKSRVKKHFHPWTLWSWHRSSFSFVYFASTSVLLTLVGLFLVRLNPFNRKKGKYLYHILLSKFCMSVLYIMGNFRKKIINPDNEKFTKPAVVIANHQSFLDILKMAMLNPRLILLTNQWVWKSPVFGWAIRMADFYPVANGIENSVPLLKQLVDEGYSIVVFPEGTRSTRPPIKRFHKGAFFLAEKLQLDIVPVLLHGLGYTMTKGDYLLKNGPVTAAYLPRIRATDTSWGTNYQERTKAVSRYFKEQHLQLTRELEQPKYFKEHLFFNYIYKGPVLEWYLKIKLKLENYYQPFHELMPASGNILDLGCGYGFMSYILYWSSQEQRRLTGVDYDEEKIATAAHCFSRTEEVRFVHADITRFVFETYDGIIISDVLHYLQPEQQVAVMEKAIRSLRPGGVLVIREGDKDLKEKHKGTRLTEFFSTKVFSFNKTANELYFLSGQLIEQLAIQHQLSFERIDQTKYTSNVIWVLRKETDNV; from the coding sequence ATGCAACAGTTTTTTATTTCCATATATGATTTTTTAAAACCCAGGAAGGGACTGCTTTATACGCTGTTCCTTATCACGTTTCTTTTATTTCTTCTTTTGGCTTCCCGCATCACGTTTATAGAAGATGTCTATGCGATCATTCCCAAGGATAAAAAGACGGAGAAGGTTACGCAGCTTTTTGGAAATTCAAAATTTGCCGATAAACTGACGGTAATGGTGTCCTTAAAAGACACCTCAAAAACAGCGCCGGACAGCCTCGCAGCCTTTACCGACGCCCTGGCCGGTGCATTGGAAAACAACACCGCTCCTTATATCAAAAACATACGGTATAAGGTTGAGGACGATTTCACCATGGAACTGTTCCAGACCATCCAGGACCATCTTCCTGTTTTTTTATCGGAAAGCGATTACCGGAAAATGGATACGCTGATCCAGCCGGCCACCTTGAAAACCACCCTGGAAAACGACATCCGGCTGCTGAGCAGTCCGACGGGCTTTGCCCTTACCAATATCATCAGCAATGATCCCAGCGGCATTTCCTTTCTTGCGTTAAAAAAACTGCAGGAGCTGCAGGTGGACGACAATTTTGAATTGTACAGCAACCATATCATCACCCGGGATCAGAAAACCATGCTGGTGCTGATCACGCCCGGGTTTCCTGCCGGTAATACGGGCAGGAACAAATGGCTTTTTGAGACGCTTCGCCACACCATCGATTCACTCGGGCAGCATTATCCGCTGGTACAGGCACAGTATTTTGGTGGTGCACTTGTTTCCGAAGGGAATGCCGCACAACTGAAAAAAGATACACAGCTCACGCTAACCATCACCGTTCTTTTCCTGGTCTTTTTTATCAGCATTTATTTTAAAAAGAAACGCGCACCGGTGCTGATCCTGGTGCCCGTGATTTACGGAGCGGCATTTGCTCTCGGTATGATCAGTCTGCTCAAAGGCAGCATCTCGGTTATTGCCCTGGGCACCGGTTCTATTGTGCTGGGGATCGTGGTCAATTATTCCCTGCATGTTTTCAACCATTTCCGGCATACGGGCAATATGCGGCAGGTGATCAGGGACCTTTCGTTTCCGCTTACCATCGGCAGCTTCACCACCATCGCCGGGTTTCTTACCCTGCAATATGCCGCTTCCGATATGCTGAAGGACCTGGGGCTTTTCGCCGGTCTTAGTCTGATCGGTGCTGTTGTCTGCTCCCTCATCTTCCTGCCGCATTTCATCGGAACAGCCACAACACAGGACCATCACCAGTCTTCCTGGATCGACCGGATCGCCGACTTCCGGCCGGAATCGAACCGCTGGCTGATCGGAGGCATCCTGCTGCTGACCATCGTATTTGCTTTTTTTGCCCGGAACGTACAGTTTGAACCGGACATGATGGAGCTGAACTATATGTCTGCCGAAGTCAAACAATCCGAACAGCAACTGCACCGTATCAGCGGCGCGGCGCTAAAATCGGTATACCTGGTAACGGAAGGCCATGATCTGGATGAGGCCCTCCGGAAAAATGAACGGCTGCAGGAACGCATCGACCGGTTCCGGTCGGAAGGCGCCATCAGCAGTACTGCCGGTGCCGGTGCACTTTTTTTGTCGGACTCGCTGCAGCAGGCCCGCATTGCCCGCTGGAACCGTTATTGGACAGCTGAAAAGAAAACAAAACTATTGGCGGATATAAAAGCACAGGGCGTACCGCTTGGATTTAAAACAGATGCCTTCGGGTCCTTTGAGCAGTTGCTCGGCACCGACTTTAAAACAGTAGATACCGCGCAGCTTTCAGCGATCCGCAAAAGCTACCTGGACGATTATATAACGGAAACACCCGGCCATGCGACGGTGGTCACCCTGCTGAAAGTTCCCGATGCTTTTAAAAAGAACGTCATCCATGAGCTGGAAGCCGGTAATACAGCGATCGTGCTGGACCGTCAGTATCTTACCGCAAGACTGACACAAATGGTAAACGAAGATTTCAACCGGATCGCCTGGATCGTTTCCATACTGGTGGCCGTGGTCCTGTTCCTCACCTTCGGACGTATTGAGCTGATGCTGATGGCATTCATCCCCATGCTCATCAGCTGGGTCTGGATCCTTGGGATCATGGGAATGGCGGGCATCAAATTCAACCTGGTGAATATCATCGTATCCACCCTGATCTTCGGGCTGGGAGATGATTACAGCCTGTTTGTTATGGATGGTTTATTATCCGAATACAAGACGGGGAAAAAACTACTGGGTTCCTATAAATCCTCCATCATCATCTCTGCCATTACCACCGTTGCCGGACTGGGGGTACTGGTTTTTGCAAAACACCCCGCATTGCGCTCCATTGCTTTTATTTCAGTAACAGGTATTATCTGCGTGGTACTGATGGCTCAGGTACTGATCCCGTTCTTTTTTTCGCTGCTGATAAAAAGCCGTGTCAAAAAACACTTCCATCCCTGGACCCTGTGGAGCTGGCACCGCTCCTCGTTCTCCTTCGTTTACTTTGCATCCACCAGTGTCTTATTGACCCTTGTGGGGCTTTTCCTGGTAAGATTGAACCCTTTCAACCGGAAAAAAGGAAAATACCTTTACCACATCCTGCTTTCAAAATTTTGCATGTCCGTGCTCTACATCATGGGCAATTTCCGGAAGAAGATCATCAATCCGGACAATGAAAAATTCACCAAACCGGCGGTGGTCATTGCCAACCATCAATCCTTTTTAGACATTCTGAAGATGGCCATGCTGAACCCAAGACTCATCCTGCTCACCAATCAATGGGTATGGAAATCGCCGGTCTTTGGCTGGGCCATCCGTATGGCTGATTTTTATCCGGTAGCGAACGGGATCGAGAACAGCGTGCCGCTTCTGAAGCAGCTTGTGGATGAGGGTTACTCGATCGTTGTTTTTCCGGAAGGAACACGAAGTACCCGTCCGCCCATAAAGCGGTTTCACAAAGGCGCTTTCTTCCTGGCCGAAAAGTTACAACTGGATATTGTACCCGTATTACTGCACGGATTGGGATATACCATGACAAAGGGCGACTATCTTCTTAAGAACGGTCCGGTAACTGCCGCGTATTTACCTAGGATCAGGGCGACCGATACCAGCTGGGGCACGAATTACCAGGAACGTACCAAAGCGGTTTCGCGGTATTTTAAAGAACAGCACCTGCAGCTGACCCGTGAGCTGGAGCAACCGAAATATTTTAAAGAGCACCTCTTTTTTAATTATATCTATAAGGGACCGGTACTGGAATGGTACCTGAAGATCAAACTGAAACTTGAAAATTATTACCAGCCTTTTCATGAACTGATGCCCGCTTCGGGCAACATCCTGGATCTCGGTTGCGGATATGGCTTTATGAGTTATATCCTGTACTGGAGCAGCCAGGAACAACGGCGCCTTACCGGCGTGGATTATGATGAAGAGAAGATTGCTACGGCCGCGCATTGTTTCAGCAGGACGGAGGAGGTCCGGTTCGTTCATGCAGACATCACCCGATTTGTATTTGAAACCTACGACGGGATCATCATCAGTGATGTGCTGCACTACCTGCAACCCGAGCAACAGGTGGCCGTGATGGAAAAGGCCATCCGCAGTCTGAGACCTGGTGGGGTGCTGGTCATCCGCGAGGGTGATAAGGACCTGAAGGAGAAACATAAGGGAACGAGGCTGACCGAATTTTTTTCCACCAAAGTGTTTTCCTTCAACAAAACCGCCAATGAGCTTTATTTCCTGTCGGGGCAACTGATCGAACAACTGGCCATACAGCACCAGCTTTCTTTTGAAAGGATCGATCAGACGAAGTACACCTCGAACGTGATCTGGGTACTGCGAAAAGAAACGGACAATGTTTGA